Part of the Ornithorhynchus anatinus isolate Pmale09 chromosome 8, mOrnAna1.pri.v4, whole genome shotgun sequence genome, gattagaatccaggaccttctgactcccagatggatACACCCCGGCACCTTCCGCTCTAACTCAGCTCACACCAGCCCTGCCGGTTTCCTAACCTGCCTGAATCCAGTTTCTTCTccctacagatgagatatctCTTTATTCCTGGGACCAAGGaatctctcgactgtaagctcactgtgggcagggaatgtgtttaccaccttttgtactctcccaaactcttagctcagtgctctgcacacagtaagagctcaaatacaattgcttgatttgTCCAACGGCTTCTCTGAAGCTGGAATCGAGTAATCGAactataatatttactgagcgcctcctgcgtCCAGAGCAcggggctaagcacttgggagaataacatAGAGTTAGCGACACAATCTTTGACtttaagtcaatcaattaatggtatctaacgagcgtttactttgtgcccagcactgtactaagtacttgagagaggaaATAcagtccatcttatttattgagtgcttactgtgtgcagagcactgtgataagtgtctgggagagtacaatacagcaatcagtggcatttattcattccttcaatcgattttattgagagcgtactgtgtgcaaagcactgtaatattaataatgatggcatttaagcgcttactatgtgcaaagcactgttttaagcgctggagaggatacaaggtgatcaggctgtcccacgtggggctgcagtcttcatccccattttccagatgaggtcactgaggcacagagaagttcagtgacttgcccaaagtcaaagcccagagaagcagcatggctcggtggaaagagcccgggcttgggagtcagagatcatgggttcgaatcccggctccgccacttgtcagctgtgtgactgtgggcaagtcacttcacttctctgggtctcacttgcctcaactgtaaaatggggatgaagactgtgagtctctcgtggggcaaactgatgaccctgtatctccccccagcacttagaacagtgctctgcacatagtaagggcttaacaaataccaacatcatcattattattattatcacacagctgacaagtggctgagccgggatttgaacccatgaacccatgactgtactaagcacttggaagagtacgatataacaataaatagccaGACTTCCTGCtcacagttattgagcgcttactgtgcagagcgcttgggagaggtggtggacacgttccctgcttaaaatgagcttacggtccagagggggagtcagtcatgaattaatatagaatttaaatactgtggggctgagggtggggtgactatcaagtgcttaaagggttcggTCCGAGTTCAGAGGTgacgagagggaaaagagggcgtaATCGGGGAAGATCTTtgggagttgtgaccttaataaagctttgaaggtgtggagagaggctatggagggggagagagaattccaggccagagagaggatgtgggaaagggtcagcggcgagatcagGGCAGGCCCCATTAGAGGAAACGATAACCCACCAGTCTCTGCTTCTGTTTTTAGGTTTCGTAGCTTGACGACTGCTTTCTTCAGAGATGCCATGGGCTTTCTTCTGCTTTTTGATCTGACCAATGAGCAGAGTTTCCTCAATGTCCGAAATTGGATCAGTAAGTCGTCCTCTCCCACCGACTAGTTTAGGGCCGGTTAAGTGGacttggggaagaagggaaggatccCTTGGAGGGCCGaggaggagttttgtttttttaaaaaatggtatttaagtgcttactgtgtgccaggcaccgttctaagcgccggggtggaaacaacctaatcaggttggacgccgtccgtgtcccgcgtggggctcacagtcttaatcttcatttttgcaggtgagggaactgaggcacaaggcagggaagtgactcgctcaaggtcacacagcagacaagcggcagagctgggattagaactgtggtccttcaggcctgttctctatccactaggtcacactgcttctctttggaggAGTTTCCATCAGGACTGTCCAGACGTTGCGTCCCATTCGGAATTAGGGCTGTTTTTACTTTTCACGGATCCCCTCTGGATCCCGtggacagtgcttgggagagcacaatagaacaacagacggacacattccctgcccacgatgagcttgcaatctagaacaagcgcttagtactggacTTAATAAACACAcaacgaataccactgatcgactgatgatTCCTTGGGCTGAAATAAGGGGTTCAAGAGGAACCAGGGGTTGAGTACCGTTCTCCACGAGAAATTGGGTCACCGGCTTGCAAGTCGATGAATGTGTGTGTCAGTGAGAGAGAATTTTGTTGGGCAAGGGTGTGGGTTTGTGTTGCAATACAAGGTTTCCCTGAGCGAACACTGAAGCTCAAGTCCCTCTTAATTCCCCATGtctgttttattttcttctcccccccaccatgggtatttaagcccttactatgtgccagacgctgttttaagcactggggtagatacagggtaatcagtccctatcccatgtggggttcacggtctttaatccccattttacagaggaggtcactgaggtacagaaaagttaagtgacttgcacaaagtcacaaagcaggtcagcggtagagtcggaattagaacccaggtccttttggcgaccaggcctgggctctatccactagaccaggctgcttcactGGAATGGTAAAGCCGTCTGGGCCTTGATTTACTGGAGTGTCTCTTTTCAAACAAATGTTATGTCAGGGCCGCGTCCTACTGAACTCAACCTCTGGAAaactttattactactactgataatattactaataaaaaaaaatttgtgaagtttaagctcttactatgtgccaagcactgtatgaagcactaggataggtacaagatcatcaggtcagacacagtctctgccccccatggggacagtctaagggagagggagatttaatccccattttgaggatgaggtacctgaggcacagagaagttaagcgcctggCCCgtggtcgcccagcaggcaagtggcggagctgggattagaatccgggtcctctgactgccggggccgtgctctttccgctaggccacaccgcttccctgctCAGCAGGTGATTCTAGAAAAATTCggggcctctctccctctctgagcaCGAGAGAACGAGGAGCCGATTTTCCAAATGAatgttttgcacagtgctctggaaaacTCCCTGTTATTAGCCCTGCTTTCAAAAAGAGTTATTTGTTTAGAAccaatgctgataataataatgttggtatttgttaagcgcttactatgtgcagagcactgttctaagcactgggggagatacagggtaatcgggtcgtcccacgtgaggctcacagttaatccccattttccagatgaggtaattgaggcacagagaagtgaagtgacttgcccacagtcacatagctgacaagtggcagagccgggagtcgaactcatgacctctgactcaaaccCGCCTTCAACATCCAGCATAAGAtctttaggaagcagcatggcctagtgtcaaaaGCGCTGGCTCCAgagtcagaagccgtgggttcgagtgccggctctgcctctcgtctgccctgtgacctaggacaagtcaacttcacttctctgtgcctgtttcctcatctgtgaaatggggatgaagactgtgagccccctgtgggacagggactgtgtccaatctgatgaccttgtatctaccctagcgcttagaacagtgctgggcacatcgtaagcacttatcaaaggcCTTCATATTATCGTTACTATCATCTTTACTggggaaaatgggggctaaaaccAAAATAGCTTTCTGGCAACTTGAAATTTCTGGAAAGGGGGTCaccttttttctttatttttaaatgataatcTGCATCATCAGTGGGGAAAGATCATTAAGCCTCCGTGAAATCAACTTTGGTAAGATATCTAGCCTTCAAGagcacttccctgattaagcctcctttccccccattcccactctcttctgcgtcacctatgcacttcgatctgtaccttttaggcacgtgatattcaccccaccctcagtcccaaagcacatTTGTGCATATCTcaaatttatttttgttaatgccagtcttcccctctagagtataagcccgttgtgggcagagaacgtgtctaccacctctgtcgtaTTATACCAATCGATGGACTTCAtacgcttggggagagtacaacgtggcagaattagcagacgcgttccctcaGCTCACGGTAAAGAgaaggactctcccaagctcttagcagagtgctctgcacacagtacgcgctcagtaaacagCACAGGTCGATTGATCGCTCCAGTCCATCTCTCCCTGCCTCGGTCCTCTCGTCGGGCAGTGCTTTGTGGagattcgctgtgggcagggaatgtttatggatctgttgaactctcccacacagtaagcgctcactaagtacgatcgaatgaacgcgGGAgtcttttgtttttgattttctgCTCCCCACACTTGACGATGGGGCTGAGCCGTCGGGGAAAGTCTGGCCGCCCCCAAAGCCCTCCTGTGTTTCCTCTACCCCTCCTAGGCCAGCTGCAGATGCACGCGTACTGCGAAAACCCCGACATTGTGCTGTGTGGCAACAAGAGTGACCTAGAGGAGCAGCGCGTAGTCAGAGAAGAGGAGGCGAGAGACCTTGCTGAGAAATATGGGTGAGTTCCTGAGGGGTGGAAACCGTCGGGCTTGGGGAGCGACCTGCGGGgcggtgaggggagaaggggagcgagGAAACGGAATCTCTAGCGAACTCAGGTGAGGTTCTTAGCCACTGCCCAGGAGGGGAAAGCCTCTAGGAAAAGGCAAATTTATAATCATGATTATGgtagttgctaagcgcttactatgtgccaggcactgttctaagcgctggggtggagagagtcaggttggacgcagtccctgtcccacgtggggctcacagtctcactccccattttacagattaggtaacagagaagtgaggtgacctcccccaaagtcacccagcagacaagcaccgatagtaataataaataataatgatggcatttgttaagcgcttattatgtgcaatagtgtgatgatgatatttaagtacttactacgtgccaagcactgttctaaaagcgccggagtagatacaaggtcgtcaggttgtcccacgtggggttcacagtcttcatccccattttccagatgagggaactgaggcccagagaagtgaaggaacttgcccaaggtcacacagcagacaagtagcggagcggggatcagaactcacgtcctccgactcccaagtccgggctcttgccattaggctatgctgcttctctaagatgagccgggattagaacccatgaccttctgactcccaggcccgtgcactatccactactccacgctgcttcttatgagcTTAGTCCTCTCatgacctggctctgtcaatggCTGGTTGGGTGGCTTCAggttcctctctgggcctcagtttcctcatgtggagACTGGGGATAAGgttaacgagaagcagcgcggtcaaGCGGAAAGAccgcggggcccgggagtcagagcctctgggttctaatcccgcctccgccgtttacctgctgcatgatcttgggcaagtcacgtatcttctctgtgcctcagttccctcatctgcaaaatggggattcaacccctgttcttcctcctccttagacagtgagccccatttgggacctttcattcaattgtacttattgagcactttgtgtagagcactgtcctaagcgcttggaaagtacagttcagcaacaaaaagagacaataataatgttggtatttaagcgcttactatatgcagagcactgttctaagcgctggggtagatacaggttcatcaggttgtcccacgtgaggctcccagtcttcatccccattttacagatgaggcaactgagccacggagaagtgaagtgactcgcccacagtcacacagttgacaagtgacagagctgggattcgaacccatgacctctgactcccaaacccaggctctttccactaagccacgctgcttctcaatccctgcccactgcgggCTCACAGgccagaaggggggaaacagacatcaaaacaagtaaacaggcatcagtagcatcattataaagaaatagaattatagatctatacacatcatcaatacaaatatatagaattagaatgataaatattcaatagtatttattgagcgcttactatgtgcagagcactgtactaagcgcttgaattatGTACATATTATGAATTATGAATTGAATTATGTACATACGCttgaaatatgtacatatatacggaaatgctgtggggtggggaggagggtagagcgaagggagcgagtcggggtgatggagagggagcagagggaaaggggggcttagtctgggaaggcctcctggaggaggggggctctcagggatttgaagggggccggtgctttcactcattcaatagtatttattgagtgcttaccgtgtgcagagcactgtactaagcgcttggaatggacaattcggcaacagatagaaacaatcctcgcccattgacgggcccacagtctaactgggggaggcagacaaaaacaagacaacttaatcacgtaaatagaatgaaggggatggacacctcattcacaaaataaatagggtaataaaaatatagacagaggagcagagtgctgaggggaggggaagggagagggggaggagcggagggaaagggggcttagctgaggggaggggaaggggaaggggaaaagaggaagcagagggaaaaggagaagctcagtccgggaaggcctcctagaggaggtgagctctcagtagggctttgaagaggggaagagaatgagtttggcggaggtgaggagggagggcgttccgggaccgcgggaggacgggggccgggggtcgacggtgggttaggtgagaacggggggatATGgtattggtatttgagtgtttgtgtgccaggcactgtttttacagatgttcttcccctcgacgctatttattgccgttgttctcgtctgcccgtctcccccgattagaccgtaagcccgtcaaacggcagggactgtctctatctgttgccgacttgttcattccaagcgcatagtacagtgctctgcacatagtaagcgctcaataaatactattgaatgaatgaatgaatactaaacaaTAGGGTatcaacaagttaatcaggttggacacaatccatgtctcacatggggctcacaatatatggaggaggaggaagaacagatagtgaaccctcattttgcagatgaggcacctgaggtacagagaagtgacgtgacctccccaaggtctcaccgcagacaggtggcggagccgggattagaacccaggtctcctgactctccggccctagctctttccattaggccacgctgcttctcccatctccctctcctgccccaatTCCTACTCTGGGATGGGGCGTCTTGgccgcagtgcttggcatatagtaagcgcttaacaaataatgttggtatttaagcgcttattctgtgcagagcactgttcgaagcgctggggtagatagagtcctcgggttgtcccacgtgaggctcacagtcttcatccccattttccagatgaggtaactgagacccagagaataatcatgttggtatttgttaagcgcttactctgtgcagagcactgttctaagcgctggggtagatacagggtcctcaggttgtcccacgtgaggctcacagtcttcatccccattttccagataaggtaactgagacccagagaataatcatgttggtatttgttaagcgcttactctgtgcagagcactgttctaagcgccggggtagatacagggtaatcgggttgtcccacccgaggctcaagTCAATCCCCgtatttccagatgagatcactgaggcccagtgaagtgacttgcccagagtcacacagctgacaagtggcagagctgggattcgaacccatgacctcttattatatattctctgctcacaacgagcttacggtccagagggctGCCCGTTCCCCAGCGTGGAGGGGAGAATGGAGCCGATGGTCGGCAGAGGCAGCGCCGGCTCGGGACGGGCAACGCGACCCCGGGATGAGTCGGGGTGGGGCGGAAGgggacccccaccctcacccctcaccccgcGTCCGGGCCCGCCTCCCTTCCAGGATCCCGTACCTGGAGACGAGTGCCGCCACCGGGGCCAACGTGGGCAAGGCCATCGAGACGCTCCTGGACCTGATCATGAAGCGCATGGAACGGTGCGTGGACCGCTCCTGGATCCCGGAAGGGGTGGTGCGCTCCAACGGCCACGGCTCCCCCGACCGCTTCCAAGACAAGGAGAAGGGCGGGTGCGGTTGTTGAGCGGCCGGGGAAGGCCCCGGGCCGTGGCGGAGCCGTGGACTCTCTTTACGGTCGGAATCCGGGCCGGTGGCGGTTTACGGGGCCGAGGCGCCGGCCCCCGTTGACCCCCGGCCGGTCCGGCGTCCATCCGGGTCTCGCCCCGCCACCTTAGCCCACGATGGGAAGCCGTTCCCGCCAAAGCAGTCGCCGGCCGGTCGCACGTGCCCGGGCGGTGGTCACCGTGCCGCTCTCCcgactctcccccttccttcttcccgaGCCCGGGAAGCCGCCATCGGACTGGGCCTCGGGCGGCACCGCTGGAACTCGAGTTTTCTAAACTCCAACCATACCCGAGACGGGAGCCAAAAACCCCACCGGAGGCGACGGTCCAGACCCGTTCAGTCGAGTCCATCTCTGAGGAGGCCCGCTCACCGACCCGCCATTGTCTCAACAGGACCGAGGGGCAGAATAAGCGTTCAACCCCGTTTCCGCCGAGCTCTTGCTCTGCCCTGAAATGGTCTGCGCCACACCACACGTGAAGCGCCTTTCCCTTCCAACCTGGATTGAAAATGGTATGGGTCCAGTGTGGTGAGACGTCATACCTGGAAATCTCCACGATTTAGCGATCGGGTGGCGGACGCGAGTCCCCAgggcctctttcctctcccttgtcCATTTCCTGTCCCAATTATGGATGAACTGTGGGAGAgcattttttggttgttttttttagggggaggggtttgggtgggagcacTCCTTTTCACTGCCCTCGAGGGGATTTTATTTACCGTCCAATAGACGGGAAATCTCGGCCGGGGTTGATCGCGATTACGAACAGAAcgacgataattgtggtatttaagcgtttaccacCAGCCAGACCCTCTAAGCGCTGGCTAGAAACGAGCACCGTCCCTGCTCCgcgtgggactcaccatctcagtccccattttacagatgaggtaggtgaggcacagaggagtgaaacgacttggccagggtcacgcggcagacacgtggcagagccaagatcagaatccAGAACacgtataatatataatattcagCATGATCGTCAGCAGTGCCCGCCACACACCTCTCTGGCCCAGACTGGGCTCACAAAACGTATTTCCAAATCCGAGTATGCCAATTTAAAAACAGGGCAGTTGGAGGGATAGATCACTAAGACGTGTTTCCTGCAGTTAGTGCCGTTAGTTCCCCTCTGAGAGAGACTTTTTACGCATTAAAATACCGGTGGACCTGTGGGTGACCCCAAGGTTCCTGAACCGCAACATGAGATGAAGTCTTCTCAGGTGGCTGTCCCTTTCCGACGAAGGTCGGTGTGCGCAGGAAGCTTGCGTCATTTGGGAAAACAGGGTTAAATAGCGTTAAAACCCTTGGGTAAATTTTGGATGCGCTATTAAATGCAACATTGTGATAGAATCAACACCCCTGaacaggaaaaggggggattcCAGTAAAACATAGCAAGACTTATCCTGCTCACTGCCCCAAATGTGGGATTCTACCCTGGAGTTGGACCAGGTGGGAATTAAGGCAGGCAGAGGATAACGAGCCAGTTATGCTTCACATCTAACTAGGCCGGAAACCCCGGAAAGAGATTTGGGATCATTTGGGAAGGATCCCATCACATTCCCCAGTGCCTTGAGGACTACCTCTGTCCTCAGTGGACTAAATAAGAATATTTGGGTTggctcaaggttttttttttaattaacactTGAGTTTTTAAATAATACATGGGGCGGGTGTGCGCGTGCGTCCATTCATCTTTCCAGTTAAGAAATCCTGCCCGGATCAGGCTGAAGAAGGGGGTCGACAGTCCAAATCGCACGCGGTTCTTCTGGAGTGAGGGATGTACGGACGGGCGGCAACTGAGTTCGCTATCGAATTGCCTCTGAAGAAAGTTGACGCGATTCGCTCCCTGATGTTGAAGTGCCATATTTCTGTCCCCTGCATTTTCCTATTTACAACGCTTTGTAAAAATAAGCGCTGCCTTGGTGAAACTGCTTTTCCTAATGCCGAATGTCTATTAAAAACACGGACCCGTCAGACTTCAGCGtgtgaaaattattttatttctggTTGCGCTTAAggtcaagggagagggaagaactcCTTCGAAATGTCGCTgctgttcataataatgataattgtggtgtttattaaatactgggccgagcactatattaagcttctcggggggaggggggatacaaaATGGTGCTGCTAAGTTGGAGATCACACTCAAGACGCAATTCCCGGTTGTGTTTGCATTGAGTTGCCCCTGAGAATCACTAACAGCAACTATTatatgcttagagaagcaacgtggcttagtgg contains:
- the RAB27A gene encoding ras-related protein Rab-27A; protein product: MSDGDYDYLIKFLALGDSGVGKTSVLYQYTDGKFNSKFITTVGIDFREKRVVYRANGPDGSIGRGQRIHLQLWDTAGQERFRSLTTAFFRDAMGFLLLFDLTNEQSFLNVRNWISQLQMHAYCENPDIVLCGNKSDLEEQRVVREEEARDLAEKYGIPYLETSAATGANVGKAIETLLDLIMKRMERCVDRSWIPEGVVRSNGHGSPDRFQDKEKGGCGC